The following are encoded together in the Hypnocyclicus thermotrophus genome:
- a CDS encoding lytic transglycosylase domain-containing protein — MKKIILFIFIITNLVVFAVDINDYMLFDNGMKDFNNKNYKKAIEKFKKINIEYKKSNLIKSTYLYYYIGLSYYYTGNYETAIKFLKQTKYIPLEADYNNGYFKKNKKSYFEYEKNYYIAYSYLKMNNYEKAKEYFLKLYIDYFDIDIIKYEKTALKELIKLDKYYRYVFNTKYNIDENYDNLKIEDRLKLAKYFKSKGEYYKASILYRKYLENKSDMWANISVLKMLYYSKHYNELIEISKLYLKDKNNKKIDSYIYYYLASGYRRKGDLDNAITYFKNVKEGYFKKESIHLIGRMYYFKKDYDNAEKYLLQSNKKEAYQLLYNIYFSQKKYKELKKLLVNYIKNNPYSELSAFYRYKLYSMEKQGYLDYIIFFNQNTYYYEKAIEIKNYKEKAKDFPIQKYNEKYKRFNTRIEKILELNNPLYLKIELKYYDFSPEDDLYKKYLISKVFEKNTSYNEAIRNSLLNYRKFYNYKELKKMLYPKYYQKIVSKYSKKYGIEEELIYSIIKQESLFGKSLVSRASAYGLMQIILPTAKMFDNNITIEKLLEPDTNIKIGTQYLKWISDRVNGNISQIAASYNAGIGNVLNWLKEKNGDLIIEKIPYTETRGYVEKVLNNYYKYKRIYSN; from the coding sequence ATGAAAAAAATAATTTTATTTATATTTATAATAACCAATCTAGTTGTATTTGCAGTAGATATAAATGACTATATGTTATTTGATAATGGGATGAAGGATTTTAATAATAAAAATTATAAAAAGGCAATAGAAAAATTTAAAAAAATTAATATAGAATATAAAAAATCAAATTTAATTAAATCAACATATTTGTATTATTATATAGGCCTAAGTTATTATTATACGGGAAATTATGAAACAGCAATTAAATTTTTAAAACAAACAAAGTATATTCCTTTAGAAGCTGATTATAATAATGGATATTTTAAAAAAAATAAAAAATCATATTTCGAATATGAAAAAAATTATTATATAGCCTACTCTTATTTAAAAATGAATAATTATGAAAAAGCAAAAGAATATTTTTTAAAGTTATATATAGATTATTTTGATATTGATATTATCAAATACGAAAAAACTGCATTAAAAGAATTAATAAAATTAGATAAATATTATAGATATGTTTTTAATACAAAATATAATATAGATGAAAATTATGATAACTTAAAAATAGAAGACAGATTAAAATTAGCAAAATATTTTAAAAGTAAAGGTGAATATTATAAAGCATCAATTTTATATAGAAAATATCTTGAAAATAAATCAGATATGTGGGCCAATATAAGCGTATTAAAAATGTTATATTATTCAAAACACTATAATGAATTAATTGAAATTTCAAAATTATATCTAAAAGATAAAAATAATAAGAAAATAGATTCGTATATTTATTATTATTTGGCTAGTGGATATAGACGAAAAGGTGATTTAGATAATGCAATTACTTATTTCAAAAACGTAAAAGAAGGTTACTTTAAAAAAGAAAGTATACATTTAATAGGAAGAATGTATTATTTTAAAAAAGATTATGATAATGCAGAAAAATATTTATTACAAAGTAATAAAAAAGAAGCATATCAATTGTTATATAATATATACTTTTCTCAAAAAAAATATAAGGAATTAAAAAAATTATTAGTTAATTATATAAAAAATAATCCTTATTCAGAATTGTCGGCGTTTTATAGATATAAATTATATAGTATGGAAAAACAAGGATATCTTGATTATATTATATTTTTCAATCAAAATACATATTATTATGAAAAAGCTATTGAAATAAAAAATTATAAAGAGAAGGCAAAAGATTTTCCAATACAAAAATATAATGAGAAATATAAGAGATTTAATACAAGAATAGAAAAAATATTAGAATTAAATAACCCCTTGTATTTAAAGATAGAATTAAAATATTATGACTTTTCACCAGAAGATGATTTATATAAAAAGTATTTAATATCAAAAGTATTTGAAAAAAACACTTCATATAATGAAGCAATTAGAAATTCTTTACTTAATTATAGAAAATTTTATAATTATAAAGAATTAAAAAAAATGTTATATCCAAAATATTATCAAAAAATAGTATCAAAATATTCTAAAAAATATGGAATTGAAGAAGAATTGATTTATAGTATAATAAAACAAGAAAGTTTATTTGGAAAATCTTTAGTATCAAGAGCTAGTGCCTATGGTCTTATGCAAATAATTTTACCGACTGCAAAGATGTTCGATAACAACATAACTATAGAAAAATTATTAGAACCAGATACAAACATAAAAATAGGAACACAATATTTAAAATGGATAAGTGATAGAGTAAATGGTAATATTTCACAGATAGCAGCTTCTTATAATGCAGGAATTGGAAATGTACTCAATTGGTTAAAAGAAAAAAATGGTGATTTAATTATAGAAAAAATTCCATATACAGAGACAAGAGGTTATGTAGAAAAAGTACTTAATAATTATTATAAATATAAAAGAATATATAGTAACTAA
- a CDS encoding SemiSWEET transporter translates to MFFKIIGLLAAVLTTFSFLPQAIKTIKTQNTEGLSLGMYSIFTTGVLFWIIYGFYLKDIAIISANIITFIFAISILIVLIKNNFKK, encoded by the coding sequence ATGTTTTTTAAAATAATTGGTTTATTAGCTGCAGTTTTAACTACTTTTTCATTTTTACCGCAAGCTATAAAAACTATTAAAACTCAAAATACTGAAGGACTCTCTTTAGGTATGTATTCTATTTTTACAACTGGAGTTCTTTTTTGGATAATTTATGGTTTTTATTTAAAAGATATTGCTATTATTTCAGCTAATATAATTACATTTATTTTTGCAATATCTATTCTTATAGTTTTAATAAAAAATAATTTTAAAAAATAA
- a CDS encoding glycoside hydrolase family 13 protein, whose protein sequence is MSINKFAVYHKAKSNFAYLTTDNKVHIKIKCAKNDADNVYLIFGDKYEWHKKQKIKMKKISTDNEFDYYGIKVFIDSKRLSYYFEIEKHHKIYSYTNFGFFDNIKQDEAYLFVFHFPYLHFEEKNNTPTWVKNAIFYQIFPERFEIGNPEYKDYVNAKWEEKPKYNSFHGGDLRGIINRLDYLKELGITALYFTPIFKAPSNHKYDTIDYMEIDPHFGTKKDFKELIKKAHSFGIKIILDAVFNHTGDKFFAFQDILKNQENSKYKDWYYIKKFPIDLEYLEKKRKEKGWKDWYIDEKTGKNILPYETFAHTQHMPKLNLFNKDAKEYILNAVKYWTKEFNIDGWRLDVADEVPQSFWKEFRKVVRDINKDAYIVGEIWSNSENWLNGDQFDAVMNYGVTYLCTQYFAENRINSIEFLEGINSLLMKYQEQTNFSMLNLLDSHDTARFLNKCNFNEEKHLLALTFIMTYIGAPMIYYGTEIGMDGEHDPDCRKGMIWNKNKWNMKYYNYIKRLIRIRKENIELQEGEFIPHFNKKLLSFERIYKNNKILVIINNSKKEIRYKLENNYTQELITNKIIKKEIILQPYQAAILK, encoded by the coding sequence ATGAGTATAAATAAATTTGCAGTCTATCATAAAGCAAAATCAAATTTTGCTTATTTAACAACTGATAATAAAGTTCATATAAAAATTAAATGTGCAAAAAATGATGCTGATAACGTATATTTAATTTTTGGTGATAAATACGAATGGCATAAAAAACAAAAAATAAAAATGAAAAAAATTTCTACTGATAACGAATTTGATTATTATGGAATAAAAGTTTTTATTGATAGTAAAAGACTTTCATATTATTTTGAAATAGAAAAACATCACAAAATTTATTCTTATACAAATTTTGGTTTTTTTGATAATATAAAACAAGATGAAGCTTACCTTTTTGTTTTTCATTTTCCATATTTACATTTCGAAGAAAAAAACAATACTCCTACTTGGGTAAAAAATGCTATATTTTATCAAATTTTTCCTGAAAGATTTGAAATAGGTAATCCAGAATATAAAGACTATGTAAATGCAAAATGGGAAGAAAAACCAAAATACAATAGTTTTCATGGTGGTGATTTAAGAGGGATCATTAATAGACTTGATTATTTAAAAGAATTAGGAATTACTGCTCTTTATTTTACTCCTATTTTTAAAGCACCTTCAAATCATAAGTATGATACCATTGATTATATGGAGATAGATCCACATTTTGGTACAAAAAAAGATTTTAAAGAATTAATAAAAAAAGCCCATTCATTTGGAATTAAAATAATTCTTGATGCAGTATTTAACCATACTGGAGATAAATTTTTTGCCTTTCAAGATATATTAAAAAATCAAGAAAATTCAAAATATAAAGATTGGTATTACATTAAAAAATTTCCAATTGATTTGGAATATTTAGAAAAGAAAAGAAAAGAAAAAGGTTGGAAAGATTGGTATATCGACGAAAAAACTGGCAAAAATATTTTACCTTATGAAACCTTTGCCCATACTCAACACATGCCAAAATTAAATTTATTCAACAAAGATGCTAAAGAATATATTTTAAATGCTGTTAAATATTGGACTAAAGAGTTTAATATTGATGGTTGGAGACTCGATGTAGCAGATGAAGTTCCTCAATCATTTTGGAAAGAATTTAGAAAAGTAGTAAGAGATATAAATAAAGATGCTTATATTGTTGGTGAAATATGGAGTAATTCTGAAAATTGGCTAAATGGTGACCAGTTTGATGCTGTAATGAATTATGGTGTTACATATCTTTGTACTCAATATTTTGCAGAAAATAGAATAAATAGTATTGAATTTCTTGAAGGTATCAATAGTTTATTAATGAAATATCAAGAACAAACTAATTTTTCAATGTTAAATCTCTTAGATTCTCATGATACAGCTAGATTTTTAAATAAATGTAATTTTAATGAAGAAAAACATTTATTAGCACTTACTTTTATAATGACATATATTGGAGCGCCTATGATATATTACGGTACTGAAATTGGCATGGATGGAGAACACGATCCTGATTGTAGAAAAGGTATGATTTGGAATAAAAATAAATGGAATATGAAATATTATAATTATATAAAAAGATTAATTAGAATAAGAAAAGAAAATATCGAATTACAAGAAGGAGAATTTATTCCTCATTTTAATAAAAAATTACTTTCTTTTGAAAGGATTTATAAAAACAATAAAATTTTAGTTATTATAAATAACAGTAAAAAAGAAATACGATATAAATTAGAAAATAAC